One bacterium genomic window, CAAGCGGGACGCGGCGCCGCCTTCGCACCACGAACGCGAGTATGAATCAACAACACGAAAAGAACCACATTCCCGAATAGCGGGAGACTGGCCGCCATGCGACGAATTCCGTCCTCTCCGTAGAGGGGCGTCCAGCACACGCTCAGGAGAAGCGTGGCCACGCCCAGAAACAAACGGCTCGGCCGATCATCCGTCGTCGCCCAGAGCCAGGCGATGACCGGCAAAAGCAACAGCAGATGATGCTCCCACGAGATCGGCAAAGCGATGAGCGCCGCTGAAAGCCAGAGGCCGACCGATGAGATCACATCCGCCATGCCGCGAAATTGCGCCCACGCGGCAACGGCCAAAACTACAACGGAAATGAAGCGGCCCAGAACCAGCCAACCCCGTTCCTGCCCGAAACCATAATCCGTGACGGGCCAGTCAGAAAAGAGTCGCATTACACCCGCCAGCAAGCTCTGATTTCCCGAGTAGGCGGTCTGTGAAGAACCGAGAGTGACGAGAAAATCCAGGTAGCTGCGGTGAACCGTCCAGCCGAGAAGGATCAGCGCCAGCAGCATGAGGCCAAACCACACGGCGAGTGATGCTGTTGCGCGCGTAAATTTCCGCTCGGCAATCTCGGGAACTTCAACGAGCAACAGGAACGGCTTCAAGACCGCCGCAACCCCAACCGCAGTGCGTCGCCAGATCGTTCGGCCGGTCAACGCAGCGATGATTCCCGCCCATAATAGAACGGCAACGAGCAGGCTGGTTTGACCGAGCTCCAGGGATCGCGCGAGCGGAAAGCTGCCGAGCACCAATGCGAACACGATCACCGTGCATGAATATCCGCAGGGTCGAATACTCTGAAGCAATCGTCGAATGAGCAGCGCGTACAACACCACAAAAACGAGCTGCATCATCCCCCAGACGATCCGCCACGTTTCCGCCGAAACTCCCGCCACCGGAGACAACAAATACGGAATCAACGGCGGATAGAAACACCAATTCGGCTCGCCGGACCCACCCAGTCGCCGGAGATTGGTTTCGTGGTGAGCAATCCACGGATCGTTGAGCGCGAAGTTTTTGCCGGGATACAGAAGTCTCGTATTGCTCCCGTCGAAATCGAGAGCGAGCGACTGAATTGAGATCAGATCGTCATTGCCGGGGGGCAGCGCCACGATCAGGAATTGGGCCGCTGCGATCACCAGGAGCACCCACGGGAGAAGTCTTTTCATAGCGCTTCGACCGGCAACGATTTCACATCGTCCGTCCGGCGAAGCGCGCGTCGAAGCAGCCAGACCCACAGCATGAACATCCCGGCCGCCTGACTGCCGGAAGCAAGTTGTCCGAAGAGATTGTCACCGTAGAAGCGGGTGAGCTTCATGGTAAAGAGAAACGCGGCGGTCAGCAGCCACAACACCCACATGAACCGATCGCCGTGCAGCCACGTCTCCCGGATCGCCCACGCCAATGGCGGCAGAAGCATAATCCAGTAATGTTCCCACATGACCGGCATAGCAAGATGAAGCCCCGACAACAGCAAGCCTAATCCCAATGAGTAGGGTTGCGTCCGCCATGACTCGCGCGTCCTCCACAACACCACCAGCGTACCCCCGAGGAAAACAGCGA contains:
- a CDS encoding DUF2029 domain-containing protein, which encodes MKRLLPWVLLVIAAAQFLIVALPPGNDDLISIQSLALDFDGSNTRLLYPGKNFALNDPWIAHHETNLRRLGGSGEPNWCFYPPLIPYLLSPVAGVSAETWRIVWGMMQLVFVVLYALLIRRLLQSIRPCGYSCTVIVFALVLGSFPLARSLELGQTSLLVAVLLWAGIIAALTGRTIWRRTAVGVAAVLKPFLLLVEVPEIAERKFTRATASLAVWFGLMLLALILLGWTVHRSYLDFLVTLGSSQTAYSGNQSLLAGVMRLFSDWPVTDYGFGQERGWLVLGRFISVVVLAVAAWAQFRGMADVISSVGLWLSAALIALPISWEHHLLLLLPVIAWLWATTDDRPSRLFLGVATLLLSVCWTPLYGEDGIRRMAASLPLFGNVVLFVLLIHTRVRGAKAAPRPA